ACATCAATCTCAACTCCCATGTACCAGTTGGCATGCAAATGATGCCTGCGTCACACTCAAGTAGTCCTTTTCCTGCAGTTTTCAAGGCAAAGCAGGAGAAATATACTTCAAAACATGCTGAGATatttcagaaagtggaagatcACGAGTCAGGTGATCTAAGATCGTGCAACATGTCCAATTCAAGCGTGTGTGATGGAAGTCAAATGTCTCCCACATCTGTAACTTCTGTAACCACAGACCTCGGGTTAGGAATATGCTCTTCTCCTACCAGCAATAAGCTAAAAAAACCTCCTGTTCAATACACAATGGAGCCTCCAAAGGAAATCCCAAGTCTGTTTTCTTCAAACTTAAATTTGGCTGATGGGAATATCTTGAAGCATCCATCGCAGTCTTCCTCCTGCTTAAGTTTTGACTATTGTGGACTAGTCGACGCAAAAAATCCCAAATTTCTTTTTGAAGCTCTTTCCAAGGAGGTAACCTGGCAAGACGAAGCTTTACAGGCTATCATCAAAACAATAGTTTGCAGCTCAACAAAAAGGGTCAAACACCGTGGAGTAAATCAGCCTGGAGACAGCTGGATGAATTTTGTTGGACCTGACAGACttggtaaaaagaaaattgCCGTTTCTCTAGCCGAGTTATTGTATGGCAGCCGGGAAAGCTTTATTTTTGTGGATCTAAGTTCTGAAGAAATGAAAGGATGCAATGCGAAATTCAGAGGGAAAACTACCCTTGATTTTATTGTAGGGGAGTGTTGCAAGAAACCCTTGTCTGTGGTTTTGCTTGAAAACGTAGACAAGGCTGATATTCTAGCTCAAAAAAGTTTGTCTCAAGCCATCAAGACAGGAAAAATAACAGACTCGCATGGAAGAGAAGTTAGTGTAAACAATACTGTGTTTGTTTTATCTTTCTCAGATTACCAAAATAGTTGCATTTCAAATGGTGAACCTTCCAACTATTCTGAGGAAAGAATACTGAAGGCAAAGAGGGGAGGTATCAAGCTACGCGTTAAACATGTGCTTGGAGACCACAGAAGCCAAAGCATCGGTGTCACTAACAATTCAATGGATGCCATTCCTAATCTAAATTTCCTAAACAAACGTAAGTTGATTGGTGACAAAGAATTTCATGATCAAGATATACCCTCTGATACAGCTAAAAGGGCACATACATCAGGCTGGCAGTTAGATTTGAATCTCCCAGCCGAAGAAAATGAACAGAAACTAACCAATGAAAAAAACCCCGAACATGTGACAACCGAAAACCAAAGCCTTTGGTTGCAAAATTTGTGTGATCTGGTTGATGAAACAGTTGTTTTTAAACCTTATGATTTTGATGCACTTGCGGATAGATTGTTGAATGTGATCAGAGGTAACTTCAAAAAGATTCTTGGATCTGAGTGTGTATTACAGATCCAGACAGAAGTGATGGACCAATTGCTTAAAGCTCAATATGTCTCGGACAGGGATTCGGAGGTGGAGAACTGGGTGGAGGAAGTTCTATGTGGAGGGTTTACAGAAATACAGAGAAGGTACAACCTCACTGCTGGTTCTATTGTAAAACTTGCTACGTATCCAGAACAAGCTCCTGGTGTACACCTTCCCCCAAGGATAATTTTAGATTGAATTCCAAACACCAAATGTTGTCTGTTTCTGCATGGATGTATAATTTAGCTGTAGCATATAGTAAAAACTAATTTAGCCTTCAATCCTATTATTTTGTTGGGTTTGTTTGTCTAGGTTTTAATTGTGTATAATATGTAATCTGCAGCTAGTGCTTTGTGTGATTATCCTTTGCATATTTAAATCAAATGCCTTCTTTGTTTTCCTTCTAAGCTGTTAGCTGGtctaattgattaataaatataCTAACCAATCCGTTTAGACCCGAAAATGTATGTCTTTACCAGTtctaataaatgaaattatgcatttttAGAGAATGtgtgaatataattattaataagaaaactagcagttaaatttttaactataatttattgTTCATGTATGTATTTATTGCATACATTCAATCATTGATTCTCAGTACTCATcttttaatctatattttttaaaggaaattactttttaaaacatggaaaggagaaaaaagaaagaaaatttctCATCCGGCACCATCCAACAAAAGCAACCCCAAAAGCTTGGGAACAGAAAGGGCTAAATTTAGAACTTGTAGAGTGAAAAACCCTGACAATTCTCTTTGGTCGACTActtaagaattttattttattaatttgtttttgttaaatatattatatattaaaaaagtaaactttagATGTGACTGGAGAAGAGTACTTACAATACTTATGGTATTCTGTACGATTTTCAAATCCTTGATAACATATATCTAACTTTTAACCTAGacatgaataaaaattatgtgaCAGATGTGCCTTGGCTCATTAATCTAAACTTAATAggttaataaaaaagttttctCTATAAGTTGACATATTTAGATAAAGGTAAACAATAGTATATTGTCACCgatgtattttttcttttttatttcttgaaatattactttaatatgCATCAACGTTTGACTTTTTTAGCTTGTTTAAAAGTGAACTTACTGAGTCGTTTAAAGATGGTATTACagaataaagttttaaataagtttttgaaTTAGATCATATCAGTTCTTGTTTTTTACTAGGAAAATTGGACCAAACTTCTAttgtagaaaaaagaaaagttgggCTTATATGGACTCTCACCGGAAATTCGAGATCCGTAAGAGAAGATTATTTTGCACACAGACTCTTGTCAGTGCCATATCAACTAATAAGTGTATATATGAAGAGAGTcaaaaagatttataaatatgtttgcaaatcttatattttatggttttaattGTATTATCAAGTGAAAAATGATTACGTTATATAATGAATTAGTGGTCATTAAAGAATATGTTTTAAGGAGATATGGGGGATGTGGTTTTAGTTTAAATGTAATATGTATGTATTAAGGCTTTGTTTCACTTGGAAAAGATGATTAGGGGTAGGATGAGTGGATAGATTTGACgagggtaaatttttttgttgtttatttgagtggctTTAAAgctaagtgagagtgaatttgtaagtaaagtttgtgagaattaatgtaggatttgattgatatgacagataaaaaaaatttgtttaattagtaaaaattgaatattatcaaaatgtctctagttattaaagtaatataaaataataattgttaatgttatatttaattgtaaaaatatttataaagaaaaaaaaattaacaataattattaaaaataactttaaaaatgtaaaaaaatattataatttagtaaagcgattttttttaaatttaatatctttaagttataatttgatttgtttttgaaGTAAGATTGattcaaaaattttcaaatgcaaTGCCAAGTAGCTTCCCCAcaccaattaaacaaaatagattttagttttgtattaaagtttaaaatttaaaaatatatttaacctataaatttatcttatttgatttataatattattattattattatatatatatatatatatatatatatatatatatatatatatatatatatatatatatatatatatatatatatatatatatatatatatatataaaaggatttGGATTGATTGTGTAATGAAAGGAAGTTGAAGAGATATAAATGGGACATCTTCTCTCCTAACATGAGAAGGATGAAGAAATTATAAGAAGGACATTGCCTTCAATTCACCCCAAATCAACTCGTATGAACGAGTGATACAAAATCCGATATCTCGTAAATCTATACTATTTTGTCTTCGCAAATCCTCGAAAGTAAACACCACTTATCTCTCAAATCagtctttctttttccttctaaatAATACAATCCTCAAAAGTGAACACAGcctaaatgataaaatatatagatgaaatatttaaacttttattatgaCTATAAGGTAATAAAAGATCAATGGGACACCAACCACTTGTTATAAGAGAtaaccaaattttaatttatatttattgatcgacaatcaagaaaaattaaaaagttaaagaagatttatcattattttaaattagaaaataaaaaataaaaataaaaataaaagtttataataaaaaattaagcaagaatttttcattcaagaaaattattcaaatttcaaaaactattCTAAATACGAAAGTTTAAAAGAAAACCTTTTGTATTATACACTTTACTCTCAAAAGTCCAATTACTAATAATATTCATCCAATAAACCTCTTAAAAAATTCACGTCTGAAAATctctaattataaaaattataaaaaaacagttataaagcctaatacaaaaaaaaaaactgcaagGCATGgtattaaacaaaaatacaaattctTTTTGTCTTCCATCTATGATTTCATCACTAAAAactaaatgtatgtttatgaaATTATACTGGAGTATGAGTGTTACCTTTTAGGATCAAAGTTAAAGGATAATTTGGTGATAAGTTACACTTTATATCGTAAGTATTACTCTTAAATATAATCTTCCACAAGTTATATGATAATATGATTTGTaagtttttaattgatattttttataatttctttttttgtaaaattgaatgtatttgattattgtAGCAAAATGTTTCACATGatttatataaactatttatttattattattattacaaacttaccatatttatttataattattctataactattattattgtaGGTTGACatataagtgaaaaacaaatcaCGTTCAGAATAATTTTACTGAGAAATGTCAATTATAACTTTTTGGTTGACATATTTTTTggtttattatcatatttataataatttattgcaAATAATAGCAATAATTGTTGTTAAGTTACCTTAAATactaacataataaaaattaattaaatctgATGTCATGTTTTATATTTACTAGAATAATACAATAAGGCTTTTTACTGTTGCTGTAGAAGATTTCATTCTGTTAactgatattttaaaatgatttttttcaaacttaagaaaaatatattataccaAAATTGTCAAAATTGAATTGACTCCACCCAATAGGGCAAGTTGGACAATCCAACTTTAACTTAAAAAAGGAACTAAGTGCATATGAGTTGAAAATATTGCCTTTCTATTactgtttattattttttttgaaaagtttatataaatgtaaatttagaaatatattattttgatatcaaTCAACATATCCTACTCTCCCagtaattacaaataaattcatCATGATCAGAATTATTCAAATTCAATGATGAAAATCTGTACATTAATTcaatatgatataaatatagataaatactttatttttttatttttaaatggtaTGAGTgtctatttaatttaattgtttaaattgagTATAAAagagtttcatttttttatattcattttaatactCGTTCGCATATccatcatatttttaattagtaaaaCATATTAATGTATTAGGAAAAATAGTAAactcattaatttttttgtaacttatttttaacacaaatatcatatttttttttattttttaattatttaaattttatttaatcgatatttgatatttatataattataattatttttttatattaagtatgtaaaaaataaaatgtatttccTTTTAAAGTTGAATATTGAATagtatcatattttatttgttgtaatttttatttttataaaagatatttaattaatatttaaaataaaaaaatttattttttgttaaaaataaaaatgacaaaaattgTATATccattaaattaaatgtaaatgatttttatcatcAATATTTTTCCTACATcgatcatattaaaataatgatttttaatataatttttttcctgtTGTAACAAATGTTCAAtgttttccctttctttttgtTGACTTAATGTAAATAACAATTTAATAGCACTTTTCATCTCCATACTCATTATTATTGTTCAATGTTTTTTCTCTTGTTGGCTAGTAGtttctatattttcttaaaaatttaagaaaatatttttcattatataaacATCGTAGTTAGAGGATGAGGAGTTAATATaatcattcatttattttaagcGTTTATTATTCAACATTAATGTTGATTTAACGAAAAATATcctgttaaaaaaatatataataaaatatatataaaagaaaaatatataataaaaaataaatagaaaaaatattaaattattactaatatataaagataaaagatagtactaaacttaaaataattcaattttaaatattaattcatcGCGTATCATTCTACAGTTCTTCGAACTTATATGATAGAtagtttatgataaaataatagtataaaaagCTTTGCATTATTATTGTATctcgtttttttttatcaaaagtaAATGATTCAATAAACATGTGCTGCTAACAATTATACTAAAACATTGATCCAATCATTTAACAACCGATTATTAAAATCTGCATTAACCAGGTTTtcataaataagttattttctCTAACAATAAACAATTATCAGCATGagattttcatatatataaccAACCACTTtcattatttgatatatttttttccataaaaTGTGTAACAACTTTTAAGGACATTGTATTGCTAAGGTTTCTTAATTGTTTTGCATTAAGATGCCATCAAAAGTACaggaataattaattttgttggaGAGTCCACTTGTTTGAGATAATTAACATATTACCTAAAGAAAactgaaagagaaaaattagtTTAGGAAAAGTATGATATACACATATCTCCACACTGATAACATATTATTCGCTTTGGGCTAATGATAAGATATTGCCTGCTATGAGTCAAgtcctcacggatttgcttttggtaccactccaaaatgTCTTTTACCAATGAAGGtatctatgtgtatataaactcatatttatctcttcttttaatcgatgtgagactttgtttgtatcccAACAAAGTATGCATCTTTAGTTTAGGGGTGAGCTTTGTAATTCtggtagtttttttattttctcaggATTGGATCATCCTTAATCACttaaaaggtaaaagcccaacaagaaaaattaaaaataggtAAACATCCAAGGTTAAAGAGgatatgtgttttctttttaagaatgaACTATTAATACTAACTTGAGCATTGAATTTTCTTTGCAAATATCCCACAATTCGAGACCAACAATccattttttaagattaaagaTGATAACTAAAAAACTAAAGATACTCGTAGCACTTGGAATGAAGACCAAATACTAAAGACAAAGATGGTAGAGGAAACCATTATTAAATTTGCAATATATTCCTTTTACttcaatatttttcattttttcttcatctaTTAAGTAAGAAGTTTGTATTTTCATTATaactttgtttgatgaaaaaggttgcattattaattgattcatttttttggtataaattttgatttgattaaTGAAATTTGTGTAAGTATCTAGAACTTGGATGCATTTTTAACTCCTAGTTATTAATTGGAATTCAAGTATTTATCGTGCaaagatatttaaattgaatttgatttattgacaatataaaagttattattagtgaaattatttttattatgattctTGTCAATAGATTGTTTTAGATTGAGTATGGCACCTATTTAGCTTTTGAACTTGTGATTAGTAGATTCAAATTGAGGTATAATGGTTATAATTGACAAAATTGTACATTTTGAGTATGACctgaaattttaaacttaataggATTAATAGAATGAGTAAAACATAAGTTGGAAACATGATgtggatagaaaaaaaaaatgttttttctatATGACTAGCTGGACACCTAAGCAATAGAGTAATGTATAATAgaaattagtaaaatatatgaatttagtAATGTAATATTAAGAAAACTACAAAAAGAACCCAAACAAAGTACACTgtattaaagaaaatgaaaggttggttattttattgattaaaaaaataaaagacaaagaaaGGTTACCCACATCAACAACTGCTTCCACCATTACTGAATATAATTTGGTACTTTGCTGCTAACAGCCAATTCAATTTCGCCAAATTCAAATTCCACATAAGAAAACTGCCCAATCATATAGCTAATGTGActcatttttcaaaatactttATTTGCAGTTTTAATTAAGCACGTGATAATATACAGTATCTATGatttttcaaaccttttatataatttacgatgttaattattttataatgaatatgTGATAACTCTAACTCTGGACGTCGTCGGCATTTAGAAAATTCAAATCAGAAAcctttaattttagttttaactttGGAGAAAGCTCAGTGGCGACATGAATATGTCACATTCATTTGTTTATGAAAGGATCGcacataaaataatgtttttttacatAAGGCATAAGATAATGGTAACTCAATAAACATGTTTGAAAATGATGGTTGgtttattta
This sequence is a window from Vigna angularis cultivar LongXiaoDou No.4 chromosome 2, ASM1680809v1, whole genome shotgun sequence. Protein-coding genes within it:
- the LOC108329298 gene encoding protein SMAX1-LIKE 6, giving the protein MPTPVAAARQCLTADAARALDEAVSVARRRGHAQTTSLHAVSALLSLPSSSLLRDACSRARNCAYSPRLQFKALDLCLSVSLDRAPSSHSHLSSDHDPPVSNSLMAAIKRSQANQRRHPDNFHFYHHQQTHHNLNLNQNHQQPFSVSSVKVELQHLILSILDDPVVSRVFAEAGFRSSDIKLAILRPLRPRGPPIFLCNLSEPPRRFPFFFGGEDGGGENYRRIGEVLVRSRGRNPLLLGACAGDALRSFVEAVEKRREGVLPVELSGLKVVCIADEVARGDAEGVGKRVREIGSLAEQCVGPGVVVSFGDLKGFVSDEEGGGEGLRGVVGELAKLLQVHYDKFWLMGAAASYESYLKFVGKFPCIEKEWDLQLLPITSVKPSESYHRPRSSLMDSFVPFGGFFSSQSDLKGPPNGSFYCVPHCHQCGERCEHDVLGASKERLSASSAADSHHSSLPPWLQIAEFGTSKGLNVKTKDNDVLLDSSESGPLRKNLDKLSQHLHQQDANTFPTVVGFQCGADKKKEDADNYSSKMTDKSPSDYINLNSHVPVGMQMMPASHSSSPFPAVFKAKQEKYTSKHAEIFQKVEDHESGDLRSCNMSNSSVCDGSQMSPTSVTSVTTDLGLGICSSPTSNKLKKPPVQYTMEPPKEIPSLFSSNLNLADGNILKHPSQSSSCLSFDYCGLVDAKNPKFLFEALSKEVTWQDEALQAIIKTIVCSSTKRVKHRGVNQPGDSWMNFVGPDRLGKKKIAVSLAELLYGSRESFIFVDLSSEEMKGCNAKFRGKTTLDFIVGECCKKPLSVVLLENVDKADILAQKSLSQAIKTGKITDSHGREVSVNNTVFVLSFSDYQNSCISNGEPSNYSEERILKAKRGGIKLRVKHVLGDHRSQSIGVTNNSMDAIPNLNFLNKRKLIGDKEFHDQDIPSDTAKRAHTSGWQLDLNLPAEENEQKLTNEKNPEHVTTENQSLWLQNLCDLVDETVVFKPYDFDALADRLLNVIRGNFKKILGSECVLQIQTEVMDQLLKAQYVSDRDSEVENWVEEVLCGGFTEIQRRYNLTAGSIVKLATYPEQAPGVHLPPRIILD